One genomic region from Cytobacillus sp. IB215665 encodes:
- a CDS encoding YtxH domain-containing protein — protein MSKDGINTKDFLIGALVGGIVGACTTLFLTPKSGKELRSDINEHAVIVKDKTGQIKNTVMEKGSSIAGTAKDKTAGFRKTVAQQSSNIVTKMKEMKRNGDSDIPTTITNEKEEPTLTKQKSEYITIGQNDVDIQKKLEETEKAIEDMESSIQLSNK, from the coding sequence GTGAGCAAAGATGGGATCAATACAAAGGATTTTCTGATTGGTGCTTTAGTCGGTGGTATTGTAGGAGCTTGTACTACTTTATTCTTGACACCTAAATCAGGAAAAGAGTTAAGAAGTGATATTAACGAACATGCCGTAATTGTTAAAGATAAAACTGGTCAAATCAAAAATACAGTCATGGAAAAAGGTTCATCTATTGCAGGTACAGCGAAGGATAAAACAGCAGGGTTCAGAAAAACAGTTGCTCAGCAATCTTCTAACATCGTAACTAAAATGAAAGAAATGAAAAGAAATGGCGATTCTGACATACCAACTACTATAACAAATGAGAAAGAGGAACCAACATTAACTAAACAAAAAAGTGAATATATTACCATTGGACAAAATGATGTTGATATTCAAAAAAAGCTTGAAGAAACTGAAAAAGCTATTGAGGATATGGAAAGTTCAATTCAATTGAGTAATAAGTAG
- a CDS encoding DNA translocase FtsK, which produces MNWIKKFFQPDEEEIANEHNSNEELTNVRYNNKIEAKMTYKYPKGKFRFPVIPDEEVRSSTKTASPTPVQEEKNIKHQTSKMSRKVTIQKEIKKTPFRPTEVASPIYGYAPREEQEVVEIEIPATKAEEVQSSENLITSNLEIKTEPINMLSDAPIASNEKGEHVNQDSESSITDMSSSDNNNVQEEQVDNEVQDNEVQGNQVHDIETTNHHSNDETSNRFQPKKRSRIPFNVIMLKQDKKKLKSENNTTDNNKLGDNKTDNNNTDKKNGSYLFPQISLLHNPPEQQTKNSEWLNQQRELLDHTLANFKVGASVVNVTQGPSVTRFEVHPQPGVKVNKITNLADDIKLSLSAKDIRIEAPIPGKNTIGIEVPNIKSKPVYLRQIIKSKQFTEQSSALTVALGLDISGTPIVTDLNKMPHGLIAGATGSGKSVCINAMLISLLYNAAPHEVKLLLIDPKMVELAPYNHIPHLVSPVITDVKAATAALKWAVEEMERRYELFAHSGVRDITRYNELVKNKREASGELPYLVIIIDELADLMMVSPGDVEEAICRIAQKARACGIHLIVATQRPSVDVITGLIKANIPTRIAFSVSSQVDSRTIIDTNGAEKLLGKGDMLFLENGSSKTLRVQGNFVSDDEIEQIVGHVKNQMKPSYIFQEEELLKTSVVNDNSDDLFLPACEYVVEHGGASTSALQRSFRIGYNRAARLIDMMEEQGIISEAKGTKPRDVLIAREELSLLQETSTS; this is translated from the coding sequence ATGAATTGGATAAAAAAATTTTTCCAGCCTGATGAAGAGGAAATTGCTAACGAACATAATAGTAATGAAGAACTGACAAATGTCCGATACAATAACAAAATCGAAGCTAAAATGACATATAAGTATCCAAAAGGAAAATTTCGTTTTCCAGTCATCCCTGATGAGGAAGTTAGGTCATCTACAAAAACTGCATCACCAACTCCTGTACAAGAGGAAAAAAATATTAAACATCAAACTAGCAAAATGTCTCGTAAAGTTACGATCCAAAAAGAAATTAAAAAAACGCCCTTTCGTCCAACAGAAGTGGCTTCACCAATTTACGGTTATGCTCCACGAGAGGAACAAGAAGTAGTGGAGATTGAAATACCAGCCACTAAAGCTGAAGAAGTGCAATCTTCTGAGAATTTGATTACAAGTAATCTTGAAATAAAAACTGAACCGATTAATATGCTCTCAGATGCACCCATTGCAAGTAATGAAAAAGGTGAGCACGTAAATCAAGATTCCGAGTCGAGTATTACTGATATGAGCTCGAGCGATAACAACAATGTACAAGAAGAACAAGTGGATAATGAAGTTCAAGATAATGAAGTTCAAGGTAATCAAGTTCATGATATTGAAACGACTAATCATCATTCAAATGATGAGACAAGCAATCGTTTTCAGCCTAAGAAAAGAAGTCGAATTCCATTTAATGTTATCATGCTCAAACAGGATAAGAAGAAGCTTAAAAGCGAAAACAATACAACAGATAACAATAAATTAGGTGACAATAAAACGGATAACAATAATACAGATAAAAAAAATGGGTCATACCTTTTTCCACAGATCTCTTTATTACATAATCCACCTGAACAACAAACGAAAAATAGCGAATGGCTCAACCAACAGCGAGAGTTATTAGATCATACGTTAGCTAATTTTAAAGTAGGAGCTAGTGTTGTAAATGTGACACAAGGCCCATCTGTTACTAGGTTTGAAGTTCACCCGCAGCCGGGTGTTAAAGTAAATAAAATAACGAATTTAGCAGATGATATTAAATTAAGTTTGTCTGCGAAGGATATTCGTATCGAAGCACCTATACCAGGGAAAAATACTATTGGTATAGAAGTGCCTAACATAAAAAGTAAACCGGTGTATCTACGCCAAATAATAAAAAGCAAGCAGTTTACAGAGCAATCTTCAGCATTAACAGTCGCGCTTGGGTTGGATATTTCTGGTACTCCGATTGTCACTGATTTAAATAAAATGCCTCATGGTCTTATTGCTGGAGCAACTGGCTCAGGAAAAAGTGTCTGCATCAATGCGATGTTAATTAGTTTACTTTATAATGCAGCACCACATGAAGTAAAATTATTATTAATTGATCCAAAGATGGTTGAATTAGCGCCGTATAATCATATCCCTCATTTAGTTAGTCCTGTTATTACTGATGTAAAGGCAGCGACAGCAGCATTAAAGTGGGCGGTAGAGGAAATGGAGCGTCGCTATGAATTATTTGCTCATAGCGGTGTAAGAGACATTACTAGATACAACGAATTGGTTAAAAATAAACGAGAAGCAAGTGGAGAATTACCTTATCTAGTTATTATCATCGATGAATTAGCTGATTTAATGATGGTATCACCAGGTGATGTTGAAGAAGCGATTTGTCGTATCGCTCAAAAAGCAAGAGCATGTGGCATTCATTTAATAGTCGCAACACAGCGCCCTTCAGTTGATGTAATTACTGGCTTAATTAAAGCAAACATACCTACTAGAATCGCGTTTTCTGTATCGTCTCAAGTTGATTCTCGCACAATTATTGACACGAATGGAGCGGAAAAGCTATTAGGTAAAGGTGATATGTTATTTTTAGAAAATGGTTCATCGAAGACATTACGTGTTCAAGGGAATTTTGTATCTGATGATGAAATTGAGCAAATAGTTGGCCATGTAAAAAATCAAATGAAACCTTCTTACATTTTTCAAGAAGAAGAGCTGTTAAAAACAAGTGTTGTTAATGACAATAGTGATGATTTATTTTTACCAGCTTGTGAGTATGTAGTTGAACATGGTGGTGCTTCTACTTCAGCATTACAACGGAGCTTTCGAATTGGCTATAATCGTGCTGCCCGTTTAATCGATATGATGGAGGAACAAGGAATAATTTCAGAGGCAAAAGGAACAAAGCCGCGTGATGTTCTAATCGCGAGAGAAGAGCTTAGCTTGTTACAAGAAACTAGTACATCATAA
- a CDS encoding aminopeptidase, which translates to MKDPRINTLAKNLINYSVSLQKGEKVLIENFGLEKELVVALVKEAYAAGGQPFVSLKDQQVDRALLMGAADDHYNLIADYEANVMKDMDAYIGLRSGNNINELSDVPDENMKVYGNTILNKVHREIRVPKTKWVVLRYPTSSMAQLAKMSTESFEDFYFNVCNLDYGKMATAMNSLVDLMNKTDKVRITGVETDLTFSINNIPAVKCAGLRNIPDGEVYTAPVRESVNGTITYNTPSPYQGFTYENVKLTFKDGKIIEATSNDNERINKIFDTDEGARYVGEFAIGVNPYIQHPMQDILFDEKIDGSFHFTPGQCYDEAYNGNSSNIHWDMVMIQRPEYGGGEIYFDDVLIRKDGRFVIPELEALNPENLK; encoded by the coding sequence ATGAAAGATCCAAGAATTAACACATTGGCTAAAAATTTAATAAACTATTCCGTTAGTTTACAAAAGGGTGAAAAGGTTCTAATAGAGAATTTTGGACTGGAAAAAGAGCTTGTTGTAGCATTAGTTAAGGAAGCATATGCTGCAGGTGGTCAACCATTTGTTTCATTAAAGGATCAACAAGTTGACCGTGCATTATTAATGGGAGCAGCAGATGACCATTATAACTTGATAGCTGACTATGAAGCAAATGTAATGAAAGATATGGATGCATATATTGGCCTTCGCTCAGGTAATAACATTAATGAATTATCTGATGTCCCTGATGAAAATATGAAAGTATACGGAAACACAATTCTAAATAAAGTACATCGAGAAATACGTGTACCAAAAACAAAGTGGGTTGTATTGCGTTATCCAACATCTTCAATGGCTCAACTAGCGAAAATGAGTACTGAATCGTTTGAGGACTTCTATTTTAATGTTTGTAATTTAGATTATGGTAAAATGGCCACTGCGATGAATAGCTTAGTTGATTTAATGAATAAAACAGACAAGGTTCGAATAACGGGTGTAGAAACTGATTTAACTTTCTCTATTAACAATATCCCAGCAGTTAAATGTGCTGGTCTCAGAAATATTCCTGATGGTGAAGTTTATACTGCCCCAGTACGGGAATCGGTAAACGGAACAATTACTTATAATACCCCATCTCCATACCAAGGTTTTACATACGAAAATGTAAAACTTACATTTAAAGACGGCAAAATAATCGAGGCAACCTCAAATGATAATGAACGTATAAATAAAATTTTTGATACTGATGAAGGCGCTCGATATGTAGGTGAATTTGCAATTGGGGTAAATCCATACATCCAACATCCAATGCAAGATATCTTATTTGATGAAAAGATAGATGGTAGTTTTCACTTTACCCCTGGGCAATGTTATGATGAAGCATATAATGGGAACAGCTCTAATATTCATTGGGATATGGTCATGATCCAACGCCCTGAATATGGAGGTGGAGAAATTTACTTTGATGATGTCCTCATTCGAAAGGACGGTCGTTTCGTCATCCCAGAACTTGAAGCATTAAATCCAGAAAATCTAAAATAA
- a CDS encoding DUF948 domain-containing protein encodes MMWIVYISVAIVAVAFVVLVIFLAKTLVSLQLTLKSVAHTLSSLEKQVEGVTSETTDLLKKTNILAEDIQKKSEKLNSVVDAVNDVGTSVHRFNKSVQEVSTSVVNQLEDNQEKVTQVVQWGSAAIDLWNKWKSKSK; translated from the coding sequence TTGATGTGGATTGTTTATATTAGCGTAGCTATTGTAGCTGTTGCTTTCGTTGTACTAGTAATTTTTTTAGCAAAGACATTAGTTTCATTACAACTTACGTTAAAAAGTGTCGCACATACTTTGTCTTCACTAGAAAAACAAGTGGAGGGAGTTACATCAGAAACAACTGATTTATTAAAGAAAACAAACATTCTCGCGGAAGATATTCAAAAAAAATCCGAAAAGTTAAATTCAGTTGTTGATGCCGTTAATGATGTGGGTACGTCTGTTCATCGATTTAATAAATCAGTACAAGAGGTTTCTACATCTGTAGTGAATCAATTAGAAGATAATCAAGAGAAAGTGACTCAAGTAGTTCAATGGGGAAGTGCAGCAATTGACTTATGGAATAAGTGGAAAAGTAAATCTAAGTGA
- a CDS encoding cell division protein FtsA — MTLLPTIFALDIGTRSVNGIIVKENDNNFEIVDIVTKEHSERAMLDGQIHDVLAVSKVITEIKTELESRHGKLDKVCVAAAGRALKTERGLVTMPISGKPIMTKQDVLHFELSAVQQAQKNLASNNKEDKSYHYYCVGYSVICYKLDDEEIGNLIDQQGETASVEIIATFLPRVVVESLISALQRSNLEMEALTLEPIAAINVLIPQTMRRLNVALVDIGAGTSDIAITDAGTVVSYGMVPIAGDEITEAISDGYLLDFPLAEKAKRELYKQGTITITDILGFETEVPKHEVVKQISSSIDKLASSIVSEILTLNQHKPPKAVMLVGGGSLTPELPKRIASYLELPENRVAIRGIDAIQRLILSANIQKGPELVTPIGIGIAAKQTPVQYLSVKVNDKSIRLFDIKKLTVGDCLLSAGIEMNKLYGKPGMAIIITLNGQKVTLPGNYGLPPKLLKNNEPCSLDDLIQQGDHIAIEKGRDGSPARVQIKDIIDQIPTAHITINGQKHNIVAKFFKNKQEVTADSFVIDHDNIHCEFPSTIKGLLNFIQNENIHSELLTYSLVINKQEMKIPSMSGYITRNGVKVPPTSSFANNDNIVINFSKSTLTVKDLAELKGIMLSQTIPIQFNHKQILLTKSINEIFKNGTKLNEADILYSGDHIEIVSKPVEPFIFQDIFSHIEFNLPDNAHGGYALLRNNEEVSFKDIIEPGDELRIVFQDKNSYV; from the coding sequence TTGACCTTACTACCTACGATTTTTGCATTAGATATAGGAACAAGATCTGTTAACGGCATAATAGTTAAGGAAAATGATAACAATTTTGAAATTGTTGATATTGTAACAAAAGAGCATTCTGAAAGAGCAATGCTTGATGGGCAGATCCATGATGTATTGGCTGTCTCAAAAGTAATAACAGAAATAAAAACAGAACTAGAAAGTAGACATGGGAAATTAGATAAAGTATGTGTAGCCGCGGCAGGGAGAGCATTAAAAACTGAACGTGGTCTAGTTACTATGCCTATTTCAGGAAAGCCGATCATGACAAAGCAAGACGTACTGCATTTTGAATTAAGCGCTGTTCAGCAGGCTCAAAAAAACTTAGCGTCAAATAATAAGGAAGATAAAAGCTATCATTATTATTGTGTAGGGTACTCTGTCATATGCTATAAGCTAGATGATGAAGAAATTGGCAATTTAATTGACCAACAAGGTGAAACTGCTTCTGTTGAAATAATTGCCACATTTTTACCTAGAGTTGTTGTCGAATCTCTTATATCGGCACTACAGCGCTCTAATTTAGAAATGGAAGCTCTCACACTGGAACCGATCGCTGCCATTAATGTACTGATACCCCAAACAATGCGTCGATTAAATGTAGCATTAGTTGATATAGGTGCAGGTACTTCTGATATTGCGATTACAGATGCTGGAACAGTTGTTTCTTACGGGATGGTACCAATTGCAGGGGATGAAATTACAGAAGCTATAAGCGATGGCTACTTACTTGATTTTCCACTCGCTGAAAAAGCGAAGCGAGAGCTATATAAGCAAGGGACAATTACGATTACAGATATTTTAGGATTTGAGACAGAGGTTCCGAAACATGAGGTTGTTAAACAAATTTCTTCCTCCATAGACAAACTTGCATCCTCCATAGTAAGTGAAATACTAACATTAAATCAGCATAAACCTCCAAAGGCAGTGATGCTAGTAGGGGGAGGTAGTTTAACACCTGAATTGCCAAAACGAATTGCTTCATACCTAGAGCTACCGGAAAATCGAGTCGCGATTCGTGGCATTGATGCAATTCAAAGACTAATTTTATCTGCAAACATTCAAAAAGGGCCTGAACTTGTTACTCCTATTGGAATAGGTATTGCAGCTAAACAAACACCTGTTCAGTATTTGAGCGTGAAAGTAAATGACAAATCTATTAGACTATTTGATATAAAAAAACTAACTGTTGGTGATTGTTTACTATCAGCGGGCATAGAAATGAATAAACTGTACGGCAAACCTGGTATGGCAATCATTATTACATTGAATGGACAAAAAGTTACTTTGCCAGGAAATTACGGTCTTCCACCTAAGTTATTAAAAAACAATGAACCGTGCTCACTTGATGATTTAATTCAACAAGGTGACCATATTGCTATTGAAAAAGGTCGTGATGGAAGTCCAGCTCGAGTACAAATCAAAGATATTATTGATCAAATACCTACAGCACACATCACAATTAATGGACAAAAACATAACATAGTTGCAAAATTTTTCAAAAACAAGCAAGAGGTGACTGCAGATAGTTTTGTTATTGATCATGATAACATTCATTGTGAATTTCCTTCTACTATTAAGGGGTTACTAAATTTTATACAAAATGAAAATATACACTCTGAGTTGCTTACATATTCCTTAGTGATCAATAAACAAGAGATGAAAATTCCCTCTATGTCTGGATACATAACTCGTAATGGTGTGAAAGTGCCTCCAACATCAAGCTTTGCAAATAATGATAATATTGTTATTAATTTCTCTAAATCTACATTAACTGTTAAAGACTTAGCTGAATTGAAGGGGATTATGTTATCTCAAACAATTCCAATTCAGTTTAATCATAAGCAAATATTATTAACTAAAAGTATAAATGAAATTTTTAAAAATGGAACCAAACTAAATGAAGCCGATATTTTATATAGTGGAGATCACATTGAAATAGTAAGTAAACCCGTTGAACCATTTATCTTTCAAGACATATTTTCACATATAGAATTTAATTTACCTGACAATGCGCACGGCGGTTACGCATTACTTAGAAACAATGAAGAAGTATCGTTTAAAGATATTATAGAACCAGGAGATGAGCTACGTATCGTCTTTCAGGATAAAAACTCATATGTGTAA
- a CDS encoding nicotinate phosphoribosyltransferase translates to MKEIELKLQGKISRLTNQTFKFDERVKDGWFSAVYFLKTKEIIEKFKPDNIVTMQFFQKNHAVLCGTDEVIALLNTFVDNPQELEVYSLKDGDKISPFETVLTITGPYQSFGYLEGIIDGILARRTSVATNVYNVVKAAGLSGIQKPIIFMGDRDDHFTQQAGDGYAAYIGGSTAQATHAMNEWWGKKGMGTMPHALIQLFDGDIVAATKAYHDVFQEEELIVLVDYNNDSIVDALKVAREFGEKLKAVRVDTSRTMIDQYFVRHPEVLGTFDPRGVNPPLIFALREALDREGFDHVKIVVSGGFNEKRITEFEKQNVPVDIYGVGSSLLKIHIGFTGDNVLLDGVPQAKVGRRFRPNERLEKVEL, encoded by the coding sequence ATGAAAGAAATAGAATTAAAGTTACAAGGGAAAATTAGCAGACTTACTAATCAGACATTTAAGTTTGACGAACGTGTAAAAGACGGATGGTTTTCGGCTGTTTATTTTTTGAAAACAAAAGAAATCATTGAAAAGTTTAAGCCCGATAATATTGTTACGATGCAGTTCTTTCAGAAAAATCATGCAGTTTTATGTGGTACGGATGAAGTGATTGCACTATTAAATACATTTGTTGATAACCCACAAGAACTAGAAGTTTATTCTTTGAAGGACGGTGACAAAATTAGTCCTTTTGAAACTGTATTAACCATAACTGGTCCGTATCAAAGTTTTGGTTATTTAGAGGGAATTATTGATGGCATATTAGCACGAAGAACATCTGTTGCTACTAATGTATACAACGTTGTAAAAGCAGCAGGGTTATCTGGTATTCAAAAGCCAATTATATTTATGGGTGATCGCGATGATCATTTTACACAGCAAGCGGGGGATGGATACGCAGCTTATATAGGTGGTTCCACTGCACAAGCTACTCATGCGATGAATGAATGGTGGGGTAAAAAAGGTATGGGGACGATGCCACATGCTCTTATCCAGTTATTTGATGGTGACATTGTTGCAGCGACGAAGGCATATCATGATGTTTTTCAAGAAGAAGAGCTTATAGTATTGGTCGATTATAATAATGACAGTATAGTTGATGCTTTAAAAGTTGCTAGAGAGTTCGGAGAGAAACTGAAGGCTGTACGAGTTGATACATCCAGAACGATGATTGATCAATATTTTGTTAGACATCCTGAAGTCCTTGGTACATTTGATCCAAGGGGAGTAAACCCTCCACTTATATTTGCCTTAAGGGAAGCACTTGATCGAGAAGGATTTGATCATGTGAAAATAGTTGTGAGTGGCGGATTTAATGAAAAGAGAATTACTGAATTTGAAAAACAAAATGTACCAGTGGATATATATGGTGTAGGGAGCAGTTTATTAAAAATCCATATTGGTTTTACAGGAGACAATGTTTTATTGGATGGAGTTCCACAAGCAAAAGTGGGACGACGTTTTCGACCGAATGAAAGACTTGAAAAGGTTGAACTATAA
- the murC gene encoding UDP-N-acetylmuramate--L-alanine ligase, producing the protein MTVYHFVGIKGTGMSPLAQILHDMNYEVQGSDIDKRLFTQQGLEERRIPFFSFNKENIKPDHTVIAGNAFPDTHEELDAANKLGVPVIRYHRFLGDFMQKFTSVAITGSHGKTSTTGLLSHVMRGAHPTSFLIGDGTGKGVENSRYFIVEACEYRRHFLSYYPDYAIMTNVDFDHPDYFSNVDDVFDAFQELALQVQKGIIACGDDEHLQKIQAKVPVLYYGLNDDNDFQARNVEKSSDGTTFDVFVRNTFFSSFKIPTFGNHNVLNALSVIALCHYENIDLAVIKEQLQTFEGVKRRFSEKRIGTQVLIDDYAHHPTEVKATVESARQKYPDREIVAVFQPHTYTRTQTFLDEFATSLQLADQVYLCDIFGSARENQGKLSIFDLQAKIDGSMLINEKEIERLKRHENSVLLFMGAGDIQKFEEAYEKTIK; encoded by the coding sequence ATGACAGTTTACCATTTTGTCGGTATTAAAGGTACTGGAATGAGTCCGCTAGCTCAAATACTTCATGATATGAATTACGAGGTTCAAGGCTCTGATATTGACAAGCGTTTATTTACACAACAAGGACTTGAAGAAAGAAGAATACCATTTTTTTCTTTTAATAAGGAAAATATTAAGCCAGACCATACTGTAATTGCTGGTAATGCTTTTCCTGATACACATGAAGAATTAGATGCAGCGAATAAATTAGGTGTACCAGTCATAAGATATCACCGTTTTTTAGGTGATTTTATGCAGAAATTTACTAGTGTTGCAATTACAGGATCTCACGGGAAAACATCTACAACTGGACTTTTATCTCATGTGATGAGAGGTGCACATCCTACTTCATTTTTAATTGGTGATGGTACTGGAAAGGGAGTAGAAAACAGTAGATATTTTATTGTGGAAGCGTGTGAATATCGACGTCATTTCCTTTCTTATTATCCCGATTACGCAATTATGACAAATGTTGATTTTGATCATCCTGATTATTTCTCAAATGTGGATGATGTATTTGATGCATTTCAAGAATTAGCATTACAAGTTCAAAAAGGAATCATTGCTTGTGGTGATGATGAACATTTACAAAAAATTCAAGCTAAAGTACCAGTATTGTACTATGGCTTGAATGATGATAATGATTTTCAAGCTAGAAATGTAGAAAAAAGTTCTGATGGAACCACGTTTGATGTATTTGTTAGAAATACTTTTTTCTCATCTTTTAAGATACCTACTTTCGGTAATCATAATGTATTAAATGCCCTCTCAGTCATTGCTTTATGCCATTATGAAAATATTGATTTAGCTGTTATTAAAGAGCAACTCCAAACATTTGAGGGTGTGAAAAGAAGGTTTAGTGAAAAGAGAATAGGTACTCAGGTATTGATCGATGATTATGCACATCACCCGACAGAAGTGAAAGCAACGGTGGAGTCAGCAAGACAAAAATATCCTGATAGAGAAATTGTCGCTGTGTTTCAGCCGCATACGTATACTAGAACCCAAACTTTCTTAGATGAATTTGCTACTAGCTTACAACTTGCTGATCAAGTATATTTGTGCGATATTTTTGGATCAGCCCGTGAAAACCAAGGTAAGCTTTCTATCTTTGATTTACAAGCAAAGATAGATGGGAGCATGTTAATAAATGAGAAAGAAATTGAACGATTGAAGCGTCATGAAAATAGTGTGCTATTATTTATGGGTGCTGGTGATATTCAAAAGTTTGAAGAAGCATATGAAAAGACAATTAAATAA
- the ytxJ gene encoding bacillithiol system redox-active protein YtxJ, whose translation MAKVKISSKEQFEKLINEHSKFLIMKHSLTCPISSSAFKEFEKYNNENEELQIFYLYVQESRALSNFIAEKYSTKHESPQVLLVQDGKVIWHTSHWNITYDTLKKQVG comes from the coding sequence TTGGCTAAAGTAAAAATATCATCTAAGGAACAATTTGAAAAGCTTATTAATGAACATTCAAAGTTTTTAATAATGAAACATAGCTTAACATGTCCGATTAGCAGTTCAGCATTTAAGGAATTTGAAAAATATAATAATGAAAATGAAGAGCTTCAAATATTTTATTTATATGTACAGGAATCAAGAGCTCTTTCGAATTTTATAGCTGAAAAATATAGTACTAAACATGAATCTCCACAAGTTTTACTAGTGCAAGATGGCAAGGTCATTTGGCATACATCTCATTGGAACATCACTTACGATACATTAAAAAAGCAGGTAGGATAA
- a CDS encoding bifunctional 3-deoxy-7-phosphoheptulonate synthase/chorismate mutase — MSNKQLDELRLKVEEINMQLLKLINERATLVQEIGKVKEAQGVNRFDPVRERKMLDLINEQNDGPFETSTLQHIFKEIFKAGLELQKDDHRKALLVSRKKQPEDTIIDIKGEKIGDGNHHFVMGPCAVESYEQVASVANEIKKHGLKLLRGGAFKPRTSPYDFQGLGVEGLKILKQVADEYDLAVISEIVNPADVEKAVDYIDVIQIGARNMQNFELLKAAGAVNKPVLLKRGLAATIDEFINAAEYIISQGNGQIILCERGIRTYERATRNTLDISAVPILKKETHLPVFVDVTHSTGRRDLLLPAAKAALAIGADGVMAEVHPDPAVALSDSAQQMDFNQFNDFINEIKSASTVKA; from the coding sequence ATGAGTAATAAACAATTAGACGAGCTAAGGTTAAAAGTAGAAGAGATTAACATGCAATTATTGAAGTTAATAAATGAACGTGCAACTCTTGTACAAGAAATAGGAAAAGTGAAAGAAGCACAAGGTGTTAATCGTTTTGATCCTGTTAGAGAACGAAAAATGTTGGATTTAATTAATGAACAAAATGATGGACCTTTTGAGACTTCAACATTGCAACATATTTTTAAAGAAATATTTAAGGCAGGGTTGGAACTACAAAAAGATGATCACCGTAAAGCATTATTAGTTTCTAGAAAGAAACAACCAGAAGACACAATTATTGATATAAAAGGTGAAAAAATTGGTGATGGAAATCATCACTTTGTTATGGGGCCGTGTGCAGTTGAAAGCTATGAACAAGTTGCATCAGTAGCAAACGAAATTAAGAAGCATGGATTAAAGCTTCTCCGTGGAGGAGCGTTTAAGCCACGAACATCTCCATATGACTTCCAAGGTTTAGGTGTAGAAGGATTGAAAATACTTAAACAAGTTGCAGATGAATATGATTTAGCAGTTATTAGTGAAATTGTTAATCCAGCTGATGTGGAGAAAGCAGTAGATTACATTGATGTGATACAAATTGGTGCAAGAAATATGCAGAACTTTGAATTACTCAAAGCTGCTGGGGCAGTGAATAAACCAGTATTACTGAAGCGTGGTTTAGCAGCTACTATAGATGAGTTTATCAATGCAGCAGAATATATTATTTCTCAAGGCAATGGACAAATTATTCTTTGTGAACGTGGTATCCGTACTTATGAAAGAGCTACAAGAAACACATTAGATATATCAGCAGTACCAATCTTAAAGAAAGAGACACACCTTCCTGTGTTTGTTGATGTTACACATTCTACTGGTCGTAGAGACTTGTTATTACCTGCTGCTAAAGCAGCGTTAGCAATTGGGGCAGATGGTGTAATGGCAGAGGTTCATCCAGATCCAGCCGTAGCACTTTCTGATTCAGCACAACAAATGGATTTCAATCAATTTAACGATTTCATCAATGAAATTAAATCAGCTAGCACTGTTAAAGCATAA